In Deinococcus radiophilus, a single genomic region encodes these proteins:
- a CDS encoding thiazole synthase: protein MTDQLMIADQPFPSRLMLGTGKYPDFTVMREAIEASGAQIVTVSIRRVELRSAGHDGLLEALDWDRYQLLPNTAGCRTAEEALRVARLARAVTGTNWVKLEVIPDPRYLLPDPVGTLRAAEVLCAEGFTVLPYVQPDAVLARELERVGCATVMPLASPIGSGRGLLTAPLIRTVLDGASVPVVVDAGLGVPSEAAAAMELGADAVLVNTAVAEARDPVAMAQAFALGVQAGRAGYRAGRMGVRDTASPSSPQMGVVRLPDPEVPV, encoded by the coding sequence ATGACTGATCAACTTATGATTGCCGACCAACCCTTCCCCAGCCGTCTGATGCTAGGCACTGGCAAATATCCTGACTTCACCGTGATGCGTGAGGCCATTGAGGCCAGCGGGGCGCAGATCGTGACCGTTTCTATTCGCCGGGTAGAGCTGAGAAGTGCTGGGCATGACGGCCTGCTGGAGGCACTGGACTGGGACCGCTACCAGCTGCTTCCCAACACTGCCGGATGCCGCACGGCTGAAGAAGCCCTGCGGGTGGCCCGGCTGGCCCGCGCCGTGACCGGGACCAACTGGGTCAAGCTGGAAGTCATTCCTGACCCGCGTTACCTGCTGCCTGATCCGGTGGGTACCCTGCGGGCCGCTGAAGTACTCTGCGCCGAGGGCTTTACCGTGTTGCCTTATGTGCAGCCCGACGCGGTGCTGGCGCGTGAGCTAGAGCGTGTGGGCTGCGCCACCGTAATGCCACTCGCCTCACCCATCGGGTCCGGACGGGGACTGCTGACGGCCCCGCTGATCCGCACCGTGCTGGACGGGGCCAGCGTGCCGGTTGTGGTGGACGCTGGCTTGGGCGTCCCCAGTGAAGCGGCGGCAGCGATGGAACTGGGCGCAGACGCCGTGCTGGTCAACACTGCTGTGGCGGAGGCCCGTGACCCGGTGGCGATGGCCCAGGCCTTTGCGCTTGGCGTACAGGCGGGCCGCGCCGGGTATCGGGCGGGCCGCATGGGGGTGCGCGACACCGCCAGCCCCAGCAGTCCGCAGATGGGCGTGGTGCGCCTGCCCGACCCGGAGGTTCCAGTCTGA
- a CDS encoding NAD(P)/FAD-dependent oxidoreductase → MVGAGLIGSAVAWQLTQAGAEVLVLDAGRAGAAWKAGAGMLSPQGERLAGTPLEQDAQTSLSLWPEFAHRLSKGAGWTVPLTFGVEHLQPDRSVYVCPHEARTCPPLVVAAARTGLNLRCAEVQRLLPVRGGVRVCTSEGEFCADQVVLACGVWTRAFGVKVAAVRGQAVLLQTQPGAPARFAPPGGGHARYGLGRPDGLYIGATARATDSHRPSVRERGWLLGVASELFADQAWPQCWARDLVGLRPVNPFGPPLVAPHPTLPRVTVATGHGRHGALLAPLTARRVAELVL, encoded by the coding sequence GTGGTGGGCGCGGGCCTGATCGGGTCAGCGGTGGCCTGGCAACTGACCCAGGCCGGGGCCGAAGTGCTGGTGTTGGACGCAGGCCGGGCCGGGGCCGCCTGGAAAGCCGGTGCGGGAATGCTTTCCCCCCAGGGAGAGCGCCTTGCAGGCACGCCGCTGGAGCAGGACGCGCAGACCAGCCTGAGCCTCTGGCCGGAGTTTGCCCACCGTCTGTCAAAGGGGGCTGGCTGGACGGTGCCGCTGACCTTTGGCGTAGAGCATCTGCAACCAGACCGCAGTGTCTATGTATGCCCACACGAAGCCCGCACCTGCCCGCCACTGGTGGTGGCCGCGGCCCGAACTGGGCTGAACCTGCGCTGCGCCGAGGTGCAACGCCTCTTGCCAGTGCGCGGCGGGGTGCGGGTCTGCACCTCTGAGGGGGAGTTCTGCGCGGATCAGGTCGTGCTGGCCTGCGGTGTCTGGACACGGGCTTTCGGGGTTAAGGTGGCGGCGGTGCGCGGTCAGGCGGTGTTGCTACAGACCCAGCCCGGCGCCCCAGCCCGCTTTGCGCCGCCTGGCGGGGGCCATGCTCGTTACGGCCTGGGCCGCCCGGACGGTTTATATATCGGGGCCACCGCGCGGGCAACCGACAGCCACCGCCCCAGCGTGCGCGAGCGCGGCTGGCTGCTGGGCGTAGCCAGTGAGCTGTTTGCGGATCAGGCATGGCCCCAGTGCTGGGCGCGTGACCTGGTGGGGCTGCGGCCAGTCAATCCTTTTGGCCCGCCGCTGGTGGCGCCACATCCCACCCTGCCGCGTGTCACGGTGGCCACCGGGCATGGGCGGCACGGCGCACTGCTGGCCCCACTGACAGCCCGCCGGGTGGCGGAGCTGGTGCTGTGA
- a CDS encoding hydroxymethylpyrimidine/phosphomethylpyrimidine kinase family protein: MNQPETVSPSKPIVLTIAGSDSGGGAGIQADLKTFQAFGVFGTSALTLITAQNTLGVQQVYPLPPEMIAAQIEAVLSDLPPQAIKIGALGQADIIGAVAEALRGVDVPVILDPVMVAKGGASLLDPAATKALIHGLLPLATLVTPNLPEAEALGTALDGKNVLLKGGHAAGETVMDCLRWQGQASLLTAPRQYTRHTHGTGCTLSAAIAAGLALGLELPQAVADAHAYVARAIAAAPGLGRGHGPLEHAVRPERIGIDSAAER, from the coding sequence ATGAACCAACCAGAAACGGTGTCCCCGTCTAAACCCATCGTCCTGACCATCGCCGGGTCGGATTCAGGGGGTGGGGCCGGGATTCAGGCTGACCTCAAGACCTTCCAGGCGTTCGGGGTATTCGGCACTTCGGCGCTCACGCTGATCACGGCCCAGAACACACTGGGTGTGCAGCAGGTTTATCCGTTGCCGCCGGAGATGATCGCCGCGCAGATTGAGGCGGTGCTGTCCGATCTGCCGCCCCAGGCGATCAAGATCGGGGCGCTGGGCCAGGCCGACATCATTGGTGCGGTGGCGGAAGCGCTACGCGGCGTGGATGTTCCGGTCATTCTGGACCCGGTCATGGTGGCCAAGGGGGGCGCGTCACTGCTCGACCCGGCAGCCACCAAGGCGCTGATTCACGGTTTGCTGCCGCTGGCGACCCTGGTCACGCCCAATCTGCCGGAAGCCGAGGCACTGGGCACGGCGCTGGACGGCAAGAATGTGCTGCTGAAAGGAGGTCACGCGGCAGGAGAGACCGTGATGGACTGCCTGCGCTGGCAGGGTCAGGCGTCCCTTTTGACTGCTCCCCGTCAGTACACCCGCCACACCCACGGCACCGGGTGTACCCTCTCGGCGGCGATTGCGGCAGGGCTGGCGCTGGGGTTGGAGTTGCCACAGGCGGTCGCTGATGCACATGCCTATGTGGCCCGTGCCATCGCCGCTGCGCCGGGGCTGGGCAGAGGACACGGACCCCTGGAGCATGCGGTCAGGCCAGAGAGAATTGGGATAGATTCGGCGGCTGAAAGGTGA
- a CDS encoding 2Fe-2S iron-sulfur cluster-binding protein — protein sequence MTVPVQFTVNGQEYDLQIDPRTTVLDALRDKLGIMSPKKGCDHGQCGACTVLVGERRVLSCLCLAASYDGADIVTAEGLGTVDELGEMQQAFLEHDGFQCGYCTPGQICSAVGMLHEYQAGMPSHVTPDVNASFELTDGEIRERMSGNLCRCGAYVNIVAAIREVADSQTAQAAQPLPVPEKVTP from the coding sequence ATGACTGTTCCTGTTCAATTCACTGTCAATGGTCAGGAGTATGACCTTCAGATCGACCCCCGCACCACGGTCCTCGATGCGCTCCGCGACAAGCTGGGCATCATGTCACCCAAGAAAGGCTGTGACCACGGTCAGTGTGGAGCTTGCACCGTCTTGGTCGGTGAGCGCCGGGTGCTGTCTTGCCTGTGTCTGGCCGCCTCCTACGACGGCGCGGACATCGTAACCGCCGAGGGACTGGGCACGGTTGATGAGCTGGGCGAGATGCAGCAGGCCTTTTTGGAGCACGATGGGTTTCAGTGCGGATACTGCACGCCAGGACAGATCTGCTCGGCCGTGGGCATGTTGCACGAGTACCAGGCGGGAATGCCCAGCCATGTGACCCCCGACGTCAACGCCTCTTTTGAACTGACCGACGGTGAAATCCGCGAGCGGATGAGCGGAAATCTGTGCCGCTGCGGGGCTTATGTCAATATCGTGGCGGCCATTCGTGAAGTGGCCGACTCGCAAACGGCGCAGGCGGCACAGCCACTGCCCGTCCCAGAAAAGGTGACGCCATGA